CTGGCGCACCAGAAGCGGGGCGGGGCGCACGCTCACATCGAACAGGGAGAGGCACATCCGGGCGCCCGGCTCGCGGCCTTCCAGCTCCAGCCGCGCATCGCGCCGCTGCGCGAATCCCTCGTTCACGACCAGCGGCGCCCCCAGCCGCACCACGGCGCCGAAGGGCGCGAAGCGTTCGGGATTCAGGGCAAGGGGGATCAGGGAGAGCATGGCGCCTATGGTGCGGGAAAGGAATGCGGCACGCACCTAAGGTGACGGCGGGGGATGGCGCAAGCTGATCGTCTCCACGCAAACCGTAGGTCGTGATGCCGTAGATCGCCCTTCCACTCGAGCGGCGAAGGTGATGCGCTAGCGCCCGAGGGCGCGCTCGGCCATCGCCTTGGCGTCAACGAAAGCACGTTGCCGCAGCTCATCTAATGTTTCATTTGATCCCGTAAAAGAAGCGCGAGCGGCGGCTTCGATCTCCGGGCGACAAAGATCCAGGATCGCCGCCAGCTTCGCATCCTGCTCTGCCAGCTTAGACCTTGCCGTACGCGCCATCTCATCAATGCAACCACGTACGGCGGAGGCTTCTTTCGACGAACTGCCAAGCGATGACTGTGATGGAGATGCGGGTGGCGCACCCCTCGATTTTGCCACGACTGCGAGAGTGACCGCCTGCTTTCTGGCGGCAGCAGCCAGCTCATCCCTGAGGGCGACCAGTGACGCTGGCGCTGTGCCCTGCAAGCCCTCCCATGCGATGGACGCATCTAGATAACGACCGAGCTCACTGGAACACAGAGCCAAAGCGGCGTCGGCGACCAATTCGGCCCGCTCCCCTGATGAAACAAGCGCGATGGTCTTTTCGCCGATACAGCTCCACAGTTCTTTTGTGGTCGCCTCTTTGCGCTCTCTTGTAGCTGCAATGCGATTAATTCGAGCCTCGGCGTCGGCCGCGTCGCGCGCGATGATGGCTGAAATCTGCTCCTTTAAACGAGCCCCCGCTGCCCGCGGCAGGTCGTCAAGATAAGGGCCTCGAGCGAATTGTTCGCCGTAGCCCGGACCATAGTATCTATCGTGCATTTCGATCATGGTTCGCACGGCCGGCCGGCATCGATTGATGGCTTCGGGCAGCAGATCCATTGTTCTGGCTTCGCGCACAAAGGTGGCAAAGCGCGGATCTTCCCCCATCTGCTTCGCGATGCAGTCGGTGGCCGCTCGCACATAAGGGACCACCGCCGCACGGGCCTGCTTTTCGGTCAGGCCGGTCTGTGTTTGCGCGTGCAAGGCGGGCGGCGTAATCCACCCCGCACCTGCCGCCAATGCCAACGCCCCGAGCACGCTTCGCATCGCTCCCCCTCCCCTGGAAGCCAGTTTATGGCATCAGTCGGAACAACGACAATTGGCAGGTGAGATGAAAGGCACGTGTGGACGAGATGTTGGTGGCCGGGGGCAGCCCGACACGCAAACGATGAACACCTGTTAGGTGCTGCAGATCTGAGCCGAATGTGAGACAGAGGATCGGGAATTGGTGGAGCCGAGGGGAATCGAACCCCTGACCTCTGCAGTGCGATTGCAGCGCTCTCCCATCTGAGCTACGGCCCCGATCCATGGGATGGCTGCATGTACGGGGTGGGCCCGGCCCTGTCAAGCGAGGGGGTGTGGAGAAGTCCCCTGCCCCCGGCGCCATGCACAGCCGGGGCGCCGCATGGGCCGGCGCCCCATCGCCGCGCCTCAGTCGAGACCCGCGATGGCGCGGGAGAAGTCGCGGGCGGAGAAGGGCTGGAGGTCTTCCGCCCCCTCGCCCACGCCCACCAGATGGATGGGCAGGCGATATTTCTGGGCGATGGCGACAAGGATGCCGCCGCGCGCCGTGCCGTCGAGCTTGGTCATCACGAGGCCGGTGACGCCGGCGGTGCGGGCGAACACCTCCACCTGATTGAGCGCGTTCTGGCCGACCGTCGCATCCAGCACCAGCAGCACGGCGTGCGGGGCGGTGGGCTCCAGCTTCTTGACGACACGGACCACCTTCTCCAGTTCGTCCATGAGCTCGGTGCGGTTCTGGAGACGGCCGGCGGTGTCGATCATCACGATGTCCGAGCCATTTGCGCGGGCTTCGGTGATGGCGTCATGAGCAACGCCGGCGGCATCCGCGCCCTGTTCGCGGGCCACCACATGGGCGCCCGTGCGCGCGCCCCACACCTTGAGCTGCTCGATGGCG
The Azorhizobium caulinodans ORS 571 genome window above contains:
- the ftsY gene encoding signal recognition particle-docking protein FtsY encodes the protein MSETSPPEKPGFWRRLTSGLARTATSLTQGITDLVTKRKLDAETLEELEDLLIRADLGTATAARIVEAVGKGRHDKMIAPDEVKGLIASEVEEILGPVAKPFVPDAGQKPFVVLMVGVNGSGKTTTIGKLAAQWRSEGKRLTLAAGDTFRAAAIEQLKVWGARTGAHVVAREQGADAAGVAHDAITEARANGSDIVMIDTAGRLQNRTELMDELEKVVRVVKKLEPTAPHAVLLVLDATVGQNALNQVEVFARTAGVTGLVMTKLDGTARGGILVAIAQKYRLPIHLVGVGEGAEDLQPFSARDFSRAIAGLD